A single region of the Prochlorococcus marinus str. MIT 0917 genome encodes:
- a CDS encoding molecular chaperone DnaJ, whose protein sequence is MAEGEGKEVKRISIDLPIDLVDGVDRLRKEWGFRARGLVFERLLEVILSNDLDDDIFENKQLDINHNRNHDSSSAHNGTDISNQEEKALVIGGNKNIEIKNVVINDVKAKDVQSNKQDTVSAGIELPGFIRKQTTNLKRSLSKDKTFKNMEDTSITTINIDDLLKAKDAAEKHWIYLYGQKPTESVIEASMIWLARDIWPNVDGTENIPFTWNAACKMLNSYCSDWKIDSVTFDDVIILAGALEDPFSAKNLRSRIPTLIRRFVNKFKRSHNVTSFQTLESTMTVHGALKLLGLPTKAGSSLTLSFIRDAYKEQALSNHPDAGGSNETMRKLNEAYQLLKDLYKH, encoded by the coding sequence GTGGCAGAAGGGGAAGGCAAGGAAGTTAAGAGAATATCAATTGATTTACCAATTGATCTAGTTGATGGTGTCGATCGACTTCGTAAAGAGTGGGGATTTAGGGCTAGAGGACTAGTTTTCGAGAGATTATTAGAGGTTATTTTATCTAATGATTTAGATGATGATATATTTGAAAATAAACAACTAGATATTAATCATAATAGAAATCATGATTCTTCATCTGCTCATAATGGAACAGATATTAGTAACCAGGAAGAAAAAGCACTTGTGATAGGTGGAAATAAGAATATTGAAATAAAAAATGTAGTTATCAATGATGTCAAAGCTAAAGATGTTCAAAGTAATAAACAAGATACTGTCTCTGCAGGCATTGAATTACCAGGGTTTATTAGAAAACAAACTACAAACCTAAAGAGAAGTTTGAGTAAAGATAAAACTTTTAAAAATATGGAAGATACCTCAATAACCACTATTAATATTGATGATCTTTTAAAAGCGAAAGATGCTGCAGAAAAACATTGGATCTATCTTTATGGTCAAAAACCGACTGAAAGTGTCATTGAGGCTTCAATGATATGGCTTGCTAGAGATATCTGGCCAAATGTCGATGGTACAGAAAATATTCCTTTTACTTGGAATGCTGCCTGTAAAATGCTTAATTCATATTGCAGTGATTGGAAAATTGATTCGGTAACTTTTGATGATGTGATTATTTTGGCAGGAGCGCTCGAAGATCCCTTTTCAGCTAAAAACCTAAGAAGTAGAATCCCTACGCTCATTCGCAGATTCGTTAATAAATTCAAACGTAGTCATAATGTAACTTCATTCCAAACCCTTGAGTCTACGATGACTGTTCATGGTGCTCTGAAGTTATTGGGTTTGCCAACAAAGGCTGGATCATCTTTAACCCTTTCTTTTATTAGAGATGCCTATAAAGAACAAGCTCTTTCCAATCACCCTGACGCTGGAGGATCAAACGAAACCATGAGAAAACTAAATGAGGCTTATCAATTACTCAAGGATTTATACAAACATTAG
- the pheT gene encoding phenylalanine--tRNA ligase subunit beta, translating to MKVSVSWLKDLVEFNNDIDELAEKLSMTGFEVESLEDLSDQAKNVVIGFVEKITPHPNAEKLKVCSVDVGLPKKLSIVCGAPNVKAGYHVLVAKVGAYLSSKSLKIKLSNLRGVESAGMICSLDELGIESSNEGIEILEESETNIPPIGSNAVEYLGLNDTIIELAITANRPDGMSMAGIAREISTITNSKLTLPTLNFNKDFEKFQPQIREKETIGSDFIYSLTYIDNIDNTGKINKSISNKLNSLRQNCINPVVDITNFLMLEQGQPLHAFDADLLDNIVGRIVMPNDFGIRNGREGESFIALDKKEYKLNENIKVITCGNYPIAIAGVIGGNNSSVSAKTTRVWLEAAVFTPTSVRNSSREIGLRTEASSRYEKGISPNMTTAVSLRASDIISFELGGNIKSNHVNNEFNRKDINVNLRIDKINKVLGKLSCIGNNKLDKKSNTFRYLNKDEIEPLLTKLGCVLSSTASGWDVQIPPYRSSDLTREIDLIEEIARLIGYDNFDSNMPDPLEPGVLTPANLVDRRLRNSLIHNGFQEVVTSSLVGPDNTDGNAVIIKNPLLSETSRLRTNVWDEHLKILQRNISFGAEGCWIFEIAKTYKKDKESFVETNLLAGALTGNKRFSKWGTASRQIYLDYFEARGKLKQSLEILGIETIDKQHSEKDFMHPGRTSELFVEGKSIGFFGQIHPSLSEKFDLIKETYLFNLDFDSLIKAATRKTNWTRIYKDYPTVPFMERDIALIHSRKYSSLEIINLIKKTGRPLLEKVELIDRYEGSSIPEDSVSQAFRIKYRDPKKTLVEEDINPIHEKIRTALKEKINADLRS from the coding sequence ATGAAGGTATCAGTTTCTTGGCTAAAAGATCTTGTCGAATTTAACAATGATATTGATGAATTGGCTGAAAAGCTTTCAATGACAGGATTTGAAGTTGAATCATTAGAAGACTTATCAGACCAAGCAAAGAATGTTGTTATTGGTTTTGTTGAGAAAATCACTCCGCATCCAAACGCCGAAAAGCTCAAAGTTTGTTCAGTAGATGTTGGTTTACCCAAAAAGCTAAGTATTGTTTGTGGTGCACCAAACGTAAAAGCCGGATATCACGTCCTTGTGGCGAAGGTTGGAGCCTATTTATCATCAAAATCATTAAAAATCAAATTATCTAATTTACGAGGCGTAGAAAGTGCAGGAATGATATGTTCATTGGATGAATTAGGGATTGAAAGTAGTAATGAAGGTATAGAAATTCTTGAAGAAAGTGAAACAAATATCCCTCCAATTGGTTCAAATGCTGTCGAATATCTTGGCTTGAATGACACCATAATTGAATTAGCTATTACTGCTAATAGACCTGATGGTATGTCTATGGCTGGTATAGCACGAGAAATATCAACCATAACAAATTCAAAATTAACATTACCAACTTTAAATTTCAATAAAGACTTTGAAAAATTTCAGCCACAAATAAGAGAAAAAGAAACGATAGGATCAGACTTTATTTATTCACTTACGTATATAGATAATATAGATAATACTGGAAAGATAAATAAATCTATATCTAATAAATTAAATTCATTAAGACAAAATTGTATAAACCCTGTTGTAGACATAACAAATTTTTTAATGCTTGAGCAAGGCCAGCCACTACATGCCTTTGATGCAGATCTATTAGATAATATAGTTGGTAGAATAGTTATGCCAAATGATTTTGGTATTAGAAATGGTAGAGAAGGCGAATCATTTATTGCACTCGATAAAAAAGAATATAAATTAAATGAAAATATAAAGGTAATTACATGCGGCAATTATCCAATTGCAATAGCTGGGGTTATCGGAGGAAACAACAGCTCTGTAAGTGCTAAAACCACAAGAGTTTGGTTGGAAGCGGCTGTATTTACTCCTACATCAGTTAGAAATAGTAGTAGAGAAATAGGGCTAAGAACCGAAGCAAGTAGTAGATACGAAAAGGGTATATCACCTAATATGACAACTGCGGTTTCACTAAGAGCTAGTGATATTATTTCCTTTGAATTAGGTGGTAATATTAAATCGAATCATGTCAATAATGAATTTAATAGAAAAGATATTAATGTCAATCTTAGAATAGACAAAATAAACAAGGTTCTAGGTAAATTAAGTTGCATAGGTAATAATAAATTAGATAAAAAATCTAATACATTCCGTTATCTTAATAAGGATGAAATTGAACCTCTTTTAACAAAACTTGGCTGCGTACTGTCATCAACTGCTAGTGGTTGGGATGTACAAATTCCACCTTACAGATCATCTGATTTAACTAGAGAAATCGATTTAATAGAAGAGATAGCAAGACTAATTGGATATGATAATTTTGATTCAAATATGCCCGATCCTCTTGAGCCAGGAGTACTAACACCTGCAAATTTGGTTGATAGACGTTTACGAAATTCCCTGATCCATAATGGTTTTCAAGAAGTAGTTACTTCATCACTTGTTGGTCCTGATAACACTGATGGAAATGCTGTGATAATAAAGAATCCATTACTATCAGAGACTAGTAGATTAAGAACAAATGTTTGGGATGAACATCTTAAAATTCTTCAGAGAAATATATCATTTGGAGCTGAAGGGTGTTGGATCTTTGAAATAGCAAAGACATACAAAAAAGATAAAGAAAGCTTTGTTGAAACAAATTTATTAGCAGGAGCTTTGACTGGTAATAAACGTTTTAGTAAGTGGGGCACAGCATCAAGACAAATATATTTAGATTATTTTGAAGCAAGAGGAAAACTTAAGCAATCCCTTGAAATTCTCGGAATTGAAACTATTGATAAGCAACATAGCGAAAAAGATTTCATGCATCCGGGTCGTACTTCTGAATTATTTGTTGAAGGAAAAAGTATCGGCTTCTTCGGACAAATACACCCTTCACTCTCCGAGAAGTTTGATCTAATTAAAGAAACTTACTTATTTAACCTTGATTTTGATTCATTGATCAAGGCCGCGACAAGGAAAACCAATTGGACAAGAATTTACAAGGATTATCCCACTGTTCCTTTCATGGAAAGGGATATTGCGCTTATTCATTCAAGAAAATATAGTTCCTTAGAAATAATAAATCTAATAAAGAAAACTGGTAGACCACTTTTAGAGAAAGTGGAATTGATAGACCGTTACGAGGGATCTTCTATTCCCGAGGATTCGGTTAGCCAGGCATTTAGAATAAAATATAGAGATCCTAAGAAAACCCTAGTTGAAGAAGATATAAATCCAATACACGAAAAAATAAGAACCGCTCTTAAAGAAAAAATAAACGCGGACCTCAGAAGTTAG
- a CDS encoding ATP adenylyltransferase, producing MKSEFIWSKALEISKKAVNCGAVIPLNTIKYKYSEKCFDFELRFLKSPIPKYLIEYGPKRNPFIPWDTRLHILPINDKHTLILNKYPVQIGHILLITNCWKPQNGWLNEDDFEAILNVDNDTTGLWFFNSSKEAGASQPHRHFQLLPRHFNENICPRYEWFCSLLNNTIDTNSEISHCISIRPRNINKDLYSNDLFSSYKSMAKEMKIGDIDLINKPLKPYNLLITPEWIALITRKTDRSNGFSINALGFAGYFLGTKRSDVDTLIKFGPERILKDVI from the coding sequence GTGAAGAGCGAATTTATATGGTCAAAAGCTCTGGAGATTAGTAAAAAAGCTGTTAACTGCGGAGCTGTAATTCCTCTGAATACTATAAAATATAAATATAGTGAAAAATGTTTTGATTTTGAGCTTCGTTTTCTCAAAAGTCCCATACCTAAGTATTTAATAGAATATGGACCTAAACGAAATCCATTTATTCCTTGGGATACTAGATTACATATACTGCCAATAAATGATAAACATACACTAATATTAAATAAATATCCAGTACAGATAGGGCATATTTTATTAATTACTAATTGCTGGAAACCACAAAATGGCTGGCTAAATGAAGATGACTTTGAAGCTATCCTAAATGTTGATAATGATACTACTGGTTTATGGTTTTTTAATAGTAGTAAAGAAGCTGGTGCTAGTCAGCCTCATCGACATTTTCAATTATTACCAAGACATTTTAATGAGAATATTTGTCCTAGATATGAATGGTTTTGCTCTTTATTAAATAATACCATTGATACCAATTCAGAAATTTCTCACTGTATATCAATTAGACCAAGGAATATAAATAAAGACTTATACTCGAATGATTTATTTAGCTCATATAAGTCTATGGCTAAAGAGATGAAAATAGGTGATATTGATTTAATCAATAAACCTTTAAAACCTTATAATTTACTTATAACACCAGAATGGATTGCACTGATTACACGTAAAACTGATAGATCCAATGGATTCAGTATAAATGCTCTTGGGTTCGCTGGTTATTTTCTTGGAACAAAAAGATCTGATGTCGATACTCTTATTAAATTTGGTCCAGAAAGAATATTAAAGGATGTAATTTAA
- the metH gene encoding methionine synthase — protein MTDFLGYLNSEKRPILVFDGATGTSLQDQQLNADDYGGASLEGCNENLVLTSVSSVEKVHESFLNAGCDVIETNTFGATSIVLDEYGIGNKAYEINLKAAQIARNVADKYQSEEKPRFVAGSIGPTTKLPTLGHISFDELKNSYLEQAKALIEGGIDLFIIETCQDVLQIKAALQSVNEAIGSGKRIPLMVSVTMETTGQMLIGSDISSITTILEPFNIDILGLNCATGPEEMKDHIKYLSQHSPFHISCIPNAGLPENVGGKAHYRLTPMELKFQLSHFINDLGVQLIGGCCGTRPEHIKQLSDLSKELLSSEQRLDTLSKERSIIPAASSIYESIPYVQDNSFLIVGERLNASGSKKVRELLNDEDWDGLVGIAKSQLKENAHVLDVNVDFVGRNGVEDMSMLVKRLVNNINLPLMLDSTDYEKMESGLKHAGGKCILNSTNYEDGLDRFYKVIDLAKRYGSAVVIGTIDEDGMARSADKKAEIATRAYKDATDSGLKSYELFYDPLALPISTGLEEDRKNGLETIKAIKLIKDKHPEVHLILGISNVSFGLSSSARIVLNSIFLNEAIKAGLDSAIVSPSKILPLNKISEEEIKICMDLIYDRRIFENKVCTYDPLTTLTSYFDDSKTLLNKSTNNDDIKLPIEEKLKNHIIDGEKTNLHSNLDFALKKYKPLVIINEYLLDGMKVVGELFGSGQMQLPFVLQSAETMKFAVSYLEQYMDKSEVNQSKGKFIIATVKGDVHDIGKNLVDIILSNNGYEVINLGIKQEVNSIINAQKEHNADCIAMSGLLVKSTAFMKDNLKALNEEDISVPIILGGAALTPKFVNQDCASVYRGKVIYGKDAFTDLKFMDSYMKAKELNNWDNLSGFKEGAPEGITIGNYKNTNTEDKISTNKIKDKPIEDNSRSKDISQIEPIKPPFIGPKFLLEKDIDITMVYKFLDRNALFAGQWQMKRSKQMSASDYKDFLLQKAEPKLDYWMNKIINEKLINPSLVYGYFPCGRVGNNLKVYDKDHQSLLGDFLLPRQRSGKRYCIADFYNDLNNKQPSDYLPMQAVTMGERASEYSHQLFSQDSYSDYLFFHGLTVQLAEALAEYIHSVIRIECGFESYEPGNIKDILDVKYRGCRYSFGYPACPEVSDSRKQLLWLDAKKINISMDESEQLHPEQSTTAIVALHPVAKYFGI, from the coding sequence ATGACTGATTTTTTAGGCTATCTCAACTCTGAAAAGAGACCGATATTAGTCTTTGATGGCGCTACCGGCACGTCTCTGCAAGATCAACAACTTAATGCAGATGACTATGGCGGAGCTTCTTTAGAAGGTTGTAATGAAAACCTTGTATTGACATCGGTCTCCAGCGTCGAAAAAGTACATGAATCATTTTTAAATGCAGGTTGTGATGTAATCGAAACAAATACATTTGGTGCTACTTCAATTGTTCTAGATGAATATGGAATTGGTAATAAAGCTTATGAGATCAATTTAAAAGCAGCACAAATAGCAAGGAATGTTGCAGATAAATATCAATCAGAGGAAAAACCACGATTTGTAGCTGGATCTATTGGACCAACAACCAAGCTACCAACCCTAGGCCATATCAGTTTTGATGAGCTAAAAAATTCTTATCTTGAGCAAGCCAAAGCACTAATTGAAGGTGGAATTGATCTTTTTATTATTGAAACATGCCAAGATGTCCTTCAAATCAAGGCTGCTCTGCAAAGCGTAAATGAAGCTATTGGTTCTGGAAAGAGAATTCCATTAATGGTGTCGGTAACCATGGAAACCACCGGCCAGATGCTTATTGGTAGTGATATTTCTTCTATTACAACAATACTGGAGCCATTTAATATTGATATTTTGGGCCTTAATTGTGCAACTGGCCCGGAAGAAATGAAAGATCATATTAAATATTTATCGCAACATTCACCATTTCATATAAGTTGTATACCAAATGCAGGACTTCCAGAGAATGTAGGAGGCAAGGCTCATTATCGATTAACTCCAATGGAACTTAAGTTCCAACTTAGTCATTTTATTAATGATTTAGGAGTTCAACTTATTGGAGGTTGTTGTGGAACCAGACCGGAACATATTAAGCAACTTTCAGATTTATCTAAAGAGCTTTTATCTTCTGAACAAAGATTGGATACTCTTTCAAAAGAAAGATCTATAATTCCAGCTGCATCATCAATATATGAGTCTATTCCATATGTGCAAGATAACTCTTTCTTGATCGTAGGTGAGAGATTAAATGCAAGTGGATCTAAAAAAGTAAGAGAACTCCTAAACGATGAGGATTGGGACGGACTTGTTGGAATTGCAAAATCTCAACTAAAGGAAAATGCTCATGTTTTAGATGTAAATGTAGATTTTGTTGGAAGAAATGGGGTCGAAGATATGTCTATGTTAGTCAAAAGACTTGTTAATAATATTAATTTGCCTTTAATGCTTGATTCAACAGATTATGAAAAAATGGAGAGTGGGCTAAAACATGCTGGCGGAAAATGTATTTTAAATTCTACTAATTATGAGGATGGACTAGATAGATTCTATAAAGTAATTGATCTTGCTAAACGATACGGTTCAGCGGTCGTAATTGGTACAATTGACGAAGATGGAATGGCTAGATCTGCTGATAAAAAAGCAGAAATAGCAACAAGAGCCTATAAGGATGCGACTGATTCTGGATTAAAATCTTATGAACTTTTTTATGATCCGTTAGCATTACCTATCTCAACAGGATTAGAAGAAGATAGAAAGAATGGTTTAGAAACTATAAAAGCAATTAAGTTAATAAAAGATAAACATCCAGAAGTTCATTTAATCCTTGGAATTTCAAATGTTAGTTTTGGATTATCTTCTAGTGCAAGAATTGTTCTTAATTCTATCTTTCTTAATGAAGCAATTAAGGCCGGTCTTGATTCTGCAATTGTTTCTCCTTCCAAGATTTTACCTCTAAACAAAATAAGTGAAGAAGAGATAAAAATTTGCATGGATCTTATTTATGATAGAAGAATATTTGAAAATAAAGTATGCACATATGATCCTTTAACAACTTTAACTAGTTATTTCGATGATTCAAAGACACTTTTAAATAAAAGTACTAATAATGATGATATTAAATTACCAATAGAAGAAAAATTAAAGAATCATATTATTGATGGTGAAAAAACTAATTTACACTCAAATCTTGATTTCGCATTAAAGAAATATAAACCTTTAGTAATAATTAATGAATATTTATTAGATGGCATGAAAGTTGTTGGTGAATTATTTGGGTCGGGTCAAATGCAATTACCCTTTGTTCTCCAATCTGCAGAAACAATGAAATTCGCAGTTTCATATTTAGAGCAATATATGGATAAATCTGAGGTTAACCAATCAAAAGGAAAATTTATTATCGCAACAGTTAAGGGTGATGTTCACGATATTGGCAAAAATCTGGTCGATATAATTTTATCAAATAACGGGTATGAAGTTATTAATTTAGGAATCAAGCAAGAAGTCAATTCAATAATCAATGCTCAGAAAGAGCATAACGCCGATTGCATTGCTATGAGTGGACTTCTAGTTAAATCAACAGCATTTATGAAGGATAATCTTAAAGCATTAAATGAAGAAGACATTTCTGTTCCTATTATTCTTGGTGGTGCAGCACTGACTCCAAAATTTGTTAATCAAGATTGTGCAAGTGTTTATAGAGGGAAAGTTATTTATGGTAAAGATGCTTTTACAGATTTGAAATTTATGGATTCATATATGAAAGCAAAGGAATTAAATAACTGGGATAATCTATCAGGCTTTAAAGAAGGTGCTCCTGAGGGCATCACTATTGGTAATTATAAAAATACCAATACTGAAGATAAAATTAGTACCAACAAAATCAAGGATAAGCCTATTGAAGACAACTCAAGATCAAAAGATATATCTCAAATAGAACCTATTAAACCGCCTTTTATAGGCCCAAAGTTTTTATTAGAAAAAGACATAGACATAACTATGGTTTATAAATTCTTAGATCGTAATGCTTTATTTGCAGGCCAATGGCAAATGAAACGTTCAAAACAGATGTCTGCTTCTGATTATAAGGATTTTTTACTTCAGAAGGCAGAACCGAAGTTAGATTACTGGATGAATAAAATAATCAATGAAAAGCTGATTAATCCATCATTAGTGTATGGATATTTTCCTTGTGGAAGAGTTGGTAATAATTTAAAAGTATATGATAAAGATCACCAAAGTCTTTTAGGTGATTTTTTATTACCTAGGCAAAGATCTGGGAAAAGATATTGTATAGCAGATTTTTATAATGATTTAAATAACAAACAGCCTTCAGATTATTTGCCAATGCAGGCTGTAACAATGGGAGAAAGAGCTAGTGAATATTCTCACCAATTATTTAGTCAAGATTCATACTCTGACTATCTATTTTTTCATGGTTTGACCGTGCAACTTGCAGAAGCACTTGCTGAATATATTCATTCCGTTATTAGGATTGAATGTGGATTTGAATCTTATGAGCCAGGCAATATAAAGGATATTTTAGATGTTAAATATCGAGGATGCCGTTATTCTTTCGGCTATCCTGCTTGTCCTGAAGTATCAGATTCTAGAAAACAATTGTTATGGCTTGATGCTAAGAAAATTAACATCTCTATGGATGAAAGTGAGCAACTTCATCCTGAACAAAGTACAACAGCTATTGTTGCCTTACATCCAGTAGCTAAATACTTTGGAATTTGA